CATGGTGCCGCTCGGAGTCAGCGCCGTGACGCTGGGTCTCGGGCTCTACCTGACCCTCGGATCGCCGCCGCTGGACCTGCGCGACGCCCCCTGGCTCGTACCCCTGGCCCAGGCGCTCGTCGCGCTTCCGCTGGTGGTGCGCACGCTGGTCCCGGTGCTGGGTTCGGTCGACGACCGGTTGCGGCAGGCCGCCGCCGGACTCGGCGCCGGGCCGCTGCGTACGGTCATGACCGTCGATGCACCCGCCGTCTGGAAGCCGCTGCTCGCCTCCTCAGGCTTCGCCTTCGCGGCCTCGCTCGGCGAGTTCGGCGCCACCTCGTTCCTTGTACGCGAGGAGCGCCCCACGCTCCCCGTCGTCATCCTCCGGCTGCTGTCCCGCCCAGGGTCCGACAACTACGGCATGGCCCTCGCCGCCGCCTGCGTCCTCGCCGTCGCCACCGCCGCCGTGATGCTCCTCGTCGAGCGTCTCCGCGTCCCCTCGATCGGAGCCCTGTGAACCCCATCCGCCGAAACGTCACTCCTGCAGGTCGAGAGGTCGCTTGTGCAGGTCGAAAGGTCACGGCTGTACGTCGAAGCGTCAGTCCTGCAGGTCGAGAAGTCACGTCTGCAGGACTGACTTCTCGGCCTGCACGAGTGACGCTTCGGCCTGCACGAGTGACGCTTCGGCCTGCACGAGTGACGCTTCGGCCTGCACGAGTGACCTTTCGGGGAGGAGAGAGTGATGCTGTCGCTGCGTGAGGTGTCGGTCGCGTACGACGGGACGACCGCGGTCGAAGACGTCAGCCTGGAGCTGGGTGACGGCGAGGTCCTGGCGCTGCTGGGGCCGTCGGGGTCGGGGAAGTCGACGCTGCTGCGAGCCGTGGCCGGGCTGGAGGATGCGGGGGGAGCGATCGAGTGGGACGGCCGGTCGCTGCGTGGGGTGCTGACGCACAAGCGTGGGTTCGCGCTGATGTTCCAGGACGGGCAGCTGTTCCCGCATCTCACCGTCGCCGGCAACGTCGCCTACCCGATGCGACTGCGCCGCATGGCCGCCGCCGTCCGCACGAAAAAGGCAGGTGATCTGCTGGAGCTCGTCGGCCTGGGCGGCTATCAGGACCGTCTCCCCGGCACCCTCAGCGGTGGCGAGCGGCAGCGGGTCGCGCTCGCCCGGGCGCTCGCGGTCGAACCACGGCTGCTGCTCCTCGACGAGCCGCTCTCCGCACTCGACGCCGGGCTGCGGGAGCGCCTGGCGGGAGACCTGAGACGGATCCTGCACGAGTCCGGCACGACGGCGCTGATGGTCACGCACGACCAGGAGGAGGCCTTCGCCGTCGCCGACCGGATCGCGCTGCTGCGTGACGGGCGGCTGGTGCAGGAGGGCACGCTCCGGGACGTGTGGGCGACGCCGACCGACGCCTGGGCCGCGAGCTTCCTGGGCTACGCCCGAGTGCTCGAGGGTGCTGCGGCACGCACCGTCCTGGAGGCCGCCGGGATGACCTCCGCCGACGAGGTCGCGCTGCGCCGCTCGGCCTTCGTCGCCGACCCCTCCGGGCCGCTCACCGGCACCGTGGTCTCGGCCAGGGCGACGCCGGAACAGCTGCGGCTCGTCGTACGTCTTCCGGGCGTCGGAGAGGTCGACGCGGTCGCCGACGAAGCGCCCGCACCGGGGGAGAACATCGCGCTCCGCGTCGAGCCGAACCGTCTCGCGATCCCGGAATCAGCTCTCCCCGAATCGGCAGCGCACCCACCCCCCACTTAGAATTAGCGGCTATGTATCGACGCGCTCAGATCCTCCTCGTCGGAAGCGCGCTGATCTTCGGCCTGATCGCAGTCGTGACCGCGCAGATCGTCGACAAGCGCATGCTCGACCCAGAGGGCTTCCTCGGACCCACGTGGCTCCGCCTTCCCCTCCTGGTCGGAGCGGCGCTCCTCGTCGACCTCGTGCCACGGACGCTGTGGAAATCGAAGTTCAACTGGCGGGCGATGGGGCCGATCTTCACGTCTCGGCTCCGCAGTCACTGGACCCGCGAGCGGCTGACGCTCGTGGCGATGGGCATCGTCTGCTTCTACCTGGTCTACGTCTGTTACCGGAACCTCAAGTCGTTCCTGCCGTTCGTGGTGCCGGAGACCTACGAGTTCGACCACGAGCTGCACCTGATCGACAAGGCGGTGCTCTTCGGCGCCGACCCGGCGATCATGCTCCACGACCTCCTCGGCACCGGCTGGGTGGCCTGGTTCCTCTCCTACATCTACATGTGGTTCCTGCCGCTGGTGCCGTTCGCCGTCGCCGGCTGGCTGGTGTGGTCGCGCAACCTCGCCTACGGCTACTGGTTCGTCAGCGCGCAGTGCATCGCGTGGATCCTCGGCACGGTCTCCTACTACTGCCTGCCGACCGTCGGCCCCGGGCTGAACTACCCCTATCTCTACTCCGACCTGCCGGACACGCCGGCGAGCGCGTTGATGCAGTCGTTGGTCTTCACCCGACAACATGTGCTCTTCGACGTCGACTCCAACGTGGTGCAGTCCGTCGGCGGGTTCGCCTCGCTGCACTGCGGCATCACCCTGCTGATGGCGCTGATGATCCAGGCGACGATCAACAACAAGATCGCCCGCTGGGCCGGCTGGATCAACTTCGGGATCACCGTCGTCGCGACCATCTACTTCGGCTGGCACTACCTCGCCGACGACGTCGCGGGTTGCATGATCGCCCTGGTCGCCTACTACCTCGGTGGTCTGGCGGCGAACCAGAAGTTCCAACGCAAGGGCGTACGCAGGCTTCGCGTGGAGTCCGACGAGATCGCCGAACGCGAGTCCAAGGTGGCCCACGAGTTGACCTGATCGGTCTGCGCGCTGGGCTTAGGGTGGCGGTTGTGAACGCCATCGATGCCACCGCACTGACTTCACTTCTCGACGGCCGCTACGCCGCGGTCAGAGCCGACGTACGCACGTCGCTCACCGACCACGCCGGGTTCCTCGACGAGGTCGAGGAGCTGCCTCGAGCCGAGTACCGCGATCGGGTCCTGGAGGTGCTGCTCGAGATCTCCGCGACCGGCCAGTCGGGGCTCGGCTTCCCGAAGGAGTACGGCGGCGGTGGCGATGTCGGTGCCTCCATCGCTGCCTTCGAGGAGATGGCCGGAGGCGACCTCTCGCTGCTGGTGAAGTCGGGCGTGCAGTTCGGCCTCTTCGGCGGCGCGATCCTCCAGCTGGGCACGGCGCGCCACCACGACGCCTACCTGGCCGACATCGTGGCCGGGCGGCTGCTCGGGTCGTTCGCGATGACCGAGCACGGGCACGGTTCCAACGTGGCCGCGGTGGCGACTGTGGCCACCTACGATCCGGCTGCGCAGGAGTTCGTCATCGAGACGACCCAGGAGGACGCCTACAAGGACTACATCGGCAACGCGGCCGCTCACGGCGAGCTCGCGGTCGTCTTCGCTCAGCTCGTCGTCGGTGGCGAGGAGCGCGGCGTCCACGCGTTCGTCGTGCCGATCCGGGTCTCCGGCGAGGTCGCTCCCGGAGTGCGCATCGAGGACGACGGGCTCAAGATGGGCCTCAACGGCGTCGACAACGGACGGATCTGGTTCTCGGGCGTGCGGGTGCCGCGTACGTCGCTGCTCAACCGCTTCGCGGACGTCACCGAGGAGGGCGACTACGTCTCCGACATCGAGTCGGCGGGCCGCCGCTTCTTCACCATGCTCGGCACCCTCATCCAGGGGCGCGTCTCGGTCGGCGGGGCCGGCATCCGGGCCTCCGAGGTCGCGCTGACGATCGCGGTCCGCTACGCGCTGCGGCGGCGACAGTTCGAGGCGACCTCCGAGACCTCCGAAGACCTGCTGCTCGACTACGGACAGCACCAGCGGCGCCTGCTGCCGCTCGTCGCGCGCACCTATGCGCTGCGCTTCGCGCAGGAGGTCGTACGCGACGATCTGCACGCCGTCTTCAGCGGTGCCGAGACCTCGGAGCATGCCCGCCGCGAGCTCGAGTCGCGGGCCGCCGGCACCAAGGCGCTGGCGACCTGGCACGCCACCCGGGTTATCCAGGAGTGCCGGGAGGCGTGCGGTGGCGCGGGCTATCTGGCCGCCAACCGCTTCACCGCGCTGAAGGCCGACACCGACGTGTTCACGACCTTCGAGGGCGACAACACGGTGCTGCTGCAGCTGGTGGCGAAGGGCCTGCTCACCGACTACTCGAGCGAGTTCTCGGAGATGGACCAGCTCGCGATGGTGCGTTTCGTGGCCGGTCTCGCCGTCGACACCGTCCTGGAGCGCACCGCCGTGCACAAGCTGCTCGAACGGGTCCGTGACGTCGTACCGATCGCGGGTGAGCGCGAGCCCGACATTCTCGACTCCGACTACCACCTGGCGATGCTGCGCTTCCGTGAGGAGCACATGCTCGGCGGCGTCGCCCGACGCCTGAAGGCCGGCGTCGATGCCGGACGTAACGCCGGCGAGGTGTTCTCCTCCGTGCAGGACCACGTCATCGGGGTGGCGCACGCCCACGTCGAGCGGCTGATCCACGAGGCGTTCAGCGAGAAGGTACGCAGCCTGCCCGAGGGCGACCTCCACGACCTGATGGAGCAGCTCTGCGACCTCAACGCCCTCTCCGTCATCGAGGCCGACCGCGCCTGGTTCATGGAGCACGGACGCCTCTCCTCCGAGCGCTCCAAAGCCATCACCTCCGAGGTCAACCGCCTCTGCCGCGAGCTGCGCCCCCACGCTCGCCTGCTCGTCGACGGTTTCGGGGTGCCCGAGCCGCTGCTGCGTGCCAAGGACCTGCTCGGCTGAGGTGCGGGGCTGGCGGCGGGGTGGATGCTCACCGAGGTAACTCGGTCGGGTGTCACTTCCTTCGTGGAGCTCCACGAGGTCAGCGTGCGTTCACCGAGTTACCTCGGTGAGCATCCAACCCAGGGCCGTGCAAGATAACGGGCCGCTGGTTGTCCACAGTCCATGTTCGATTCGCCGTTATCCACAGCGCGCCATTTTCAGGTCGGAAATGTCGGTGTGGAGACGAACCCTGGATCCATGGACCCACTACGAATCATCACCGCCGCTGAAGGTTTCTTCACACGCAGGGAAGCGAAGAACGCGGGCTACGCAGACCGCGAGATCACTGGGGTCGTCCGTCAAGGCGCATGGCATCGGATCAGGCGCGGGGCCTACGTGTTTGCCGACGAGTGGAAAGCGCTCGATGCGGTCGGACGACACCGCGTCCGTGCCCGAGCCGTGCAGCGTTCGCTAGGCCGCAAGGTCGTGCTGAGTCACTCGTCCGGCATGGTTGCTCACGGGATCGATCTGTGGGGTGTGGACCTGGCCAAGGTGCATGTCACCAGGCTCGACGGTGCCGGCAGGCCGCTCGAGGGAGACGTCGTCCACCACCTGGGCGTCGTCGGGGAGGAAGAGATCGAGACACAGGACGGGCTGCGTACGCTGCCCGCGGTTCGGTGCGCGCTGGAGACGAGCCTCCAAGCCACCGATGAGGTCGCTCAGTGTCTTCTCGATGCCGGTCTGAGGGCGAAGGCGTTCACGAAGGAGGAGCTCGTCGCCGAATACAGACGGATGAACCAGTGGCCCTTCAGCCACCCTCTCGGAGCCGCGGTCGCTCACGCGGATCCGTTGTCGGGGTCGATCGCGGAGTCCCGCTGTCTGTGGTTGTTCCGTGTCGGCGGCCTGCCGCGCCCGCTGCTGCAGGTGCCCGTCCACCGTGCCGACGGTTCGCTCGTCGGCGTCATCGACTGGGCCTGGCCCCAGTTTCGGCTGTTCGGAGAGTTCGACGGGAAGGTGAAGTACGGAAAGCTGCTCCGGCCCGGCCAGTTGCCGAGCGAGGCGGTGTTCGAGGAGAAGCGGCGCGAGGACGAGATTCGCGAGATCACCGACTACGGGTTCGTGCGGGTCGTCTGGGACGACCTGGACAGACCCAGGCAGACCCTGTCCCGATTCGAGTCTCGGATGCGGGTCGCCAGCTGATCCCGCCTCGGCTGGTTGACTGGCCATGTGGCCAGACTGATCCTCATCAACGGGATGCCCGGAGTCGGAAAGTCGACGCTCGCCAGGCGCTTCGCGGCCGACCACCCGGGCACGCTGGTGTGCGACATCGATCTGCTGCGCACGTTCATCAGCGGGTGGCGCGGCGACTTCGTCGGCGCCGGGGCACGGATCCGGCCGGCGGCGTTGGGAATGATCCGGGGCTATCTCCGCGAGTCCGGCGACGTCGTGCTACCACAGCTGCTGGCCAGGCTCAGCGAGCTCGAGCGCTTCGAGAAAGCGGCGCATGACGCCGGCGCCGAGTTCGTGGAGGTCTTGATCGAGGCAGCCGAGGACGACGGCGTGCGCCGTTTCCACGATCGCGACGACGGCAACGACCCGTGGCACCCGATCGTGAGGGACATCGTGTGGGAGTCCGGTGGCGACGAGCACCTGCGTGTGTACGTCTCCAAGCTCGCCGACCTGCGGGCGCAACGTCCCGCGACGAAGGTCATTCCCAGCGTCGCCGGAGAGGTGGACGCGACCTACGCCTCGTTGCGCACCGCGCTGGATGGATGCTGACCGAGGTACCTCGGTAAATGAACGCTGCCTTCGTGGAATCCCACGAAGGCAGCGCGACCTGACTGAGTTACCTCGGTGAATATCGGCCGCTCGACCGAGTTACCTCGGTCAGCATCCGCGACCCGACCGACTACCTCGGTCGACACCCGCAGCGGCGAGAGAACCTCAGTGACCCGAGTTCTTGAACCGGTCGACCGAAGCCTCGATCTCCTCGATGGCCTTGTCCTTGCCGACCCAGCCGGAGCCCTTGACGGTCTTGCCGGGCTCGAGGTCCTTGTAGTGCTCGAAGAAGTGCTTGATCTCGTTGAGCGTCCACTCGTCGACGTCGCCGAGGTCCTGGATGTGGTCGAAGCGGGGGTCGCAGGGGACGCAGAGGACCTTCTCGTCCTGGCCCTTCTCGTCCTCCATGACATACATCGCGACGGGGCGCGACTCGACCAGCACGCCCGGGAAGAGCGGGTAGGGAGTCAGCACCAGCGCGTCGAGCGGGTCCCCGTCGCCACCGAGCGTGTCTTCGATGTAGCCGTAGTCTGCGGGGTACATCATGGAGGTGAACAGGACGCGGTCGAGTCGAAGCCGGTTCGACTCGTGGTCCACCTCGTACTTGTTGCGGGATCCCTTGGGGACCTCGATCAGTACGTCGAACTCGTGCGCCACTTTTTGCCTCCAGACAAACCAAAACGGAATGCCGGACAGTCTGACATCGATGAGCGTCAGGTCCGGCATCGAGGAGGATATCCGTGGAGCCGCACAGCCAGCCGAAGTGGCCTTCCGAAGAGCCGGAGGAAGCCCGCGGCAAGCTGGTGATCGTCCTGCCCCTGGTGCTGGCGCTCCTCGTCGGAGCGGCAGCGGGAGCGTACGCCCTGGGGTGGGTGCGGTATGCCCGCGGCAACGTCGCGCCGACCCCTCCGCCCGCGGCGCTGCACATCCGGGCGGTCAGCCCCGCGGCGGTCACCGGAGAAGAGACCCATGCTCCCGGAAAGCCCGATCAGGCCGCGCTGGAGCAGGTGATGCGCGGCATGGTCCGCGACAAGCGCCTCGGCAGGCACCTCAAGGCCACCATCTCCTCGCTCGACGGCCCGCCCCTGGTCGCCCACGGCACCGGCGCCTCCACACCGGCGAGCGTGACGAAGCTGCTGACCAGTGCGGCGGTGCTCGAGGCGTACGGATCGGAGCGTCGTTTCGAGACCACGACCACGCTCCAGGGGTCGACCCTCACCCTGGTCGGCGGTGGTGACGCATCTCTCACCACGGCCGATCTCGACACCCTCGCCGCCGAGACCGCGGACGCGCTCGGGACCAAGACGGTCAAGCTCGCCTACGACGACAGCCTCTTCGCGGGTCCGTCGGTCAGCCCGGCCTGGCGCCCGGGATACATGGGGAGCGTCGTCGGTGAGATCACCGCGCTGCTGGTCGACCACGGCCGCTCGCCGGAAGGCGCGCACAGCAGGGACACGTCCCAGGCCGCGGCCGACCAGTTCAAGCGAGCCCTGGCCAAGCACGGGATCAAGGTCGTCGGCAAGCCCACACGGGGCACGAAGGCCGGCACCCAGCTCGCCAGCCATCGGGGCGACACGTTGCGCGAGATCGTCGAGTACACGCTCGTGCACAGCGACAACCAGCTCGCCGAGGTGCTCGCCCGTCACGTCGGTGTCGCCGCAGGTGAGGCGACGTTCGACGGCTCGACGAAGGCGATCAGGGCAACGCTCGCAGACCTCGGCATCGACACCGACGGCCTCGTCCTCCGTGACGGCTCGGGCCTGTCCCGGCAGAACCGGATCCCACCGAGCCTGCTGGCGAGCACGATCCAGACCGCCGCCGACCCCGACCGCCCCGAGCTCGCGCCCGTGCTGACCGGCCTCCCGGTCGCCGGCTGGGTCGGCTCGCTCTCGCTGCGGTTCAACTTCGACGCCGAGCCGGGCCGGGGCCTGGTCCGCGCCAAGACCGGCACCCTCACCGGTGTCTCCTCGCTCGCGGGCATCACGGTCGACGCCCGCGGCACCCCGTTCGTCGTCGTGCTGATGGCCGACCGCTTCAAGAAGGACAAGACCTTGGACGTACGCGACGCGCTCGACGACGCGATGACCGCGGTCGCGACGTGTCGATGTTCGGGGTAGGCCGGTTCGGCTACGGTCGTACGCATGACCCATCGCGCTGAGGACACCAGCCCGTCCGGAGCCTCCATGGTCGATTGGGACCTGGCCGTACGCCTTGGCGCCAAGGTCGCCGGCGAGGGCCCGATCGTCTCCCGTACGGAGGCCCAGCACGCCGTCGAGGAGCTGCGCGCCGACGCAGCGAAGGCCACCGAGTTCGTACGCGACTTCACCGGTCTCGACGCGCCCCGCGACACCGCCCCGGTGCTGGTGGTCGACAGGAAGGGCTGGATCCAGGCCAACGCCGACACCTTCGCCAACGTGATCACGCCGGTGGTCGACCGGATGACCGAGAAGCGCGCGCCGGGCGCCTTCACACAGGCCGTCGGCTCGAAGATCAGTGCTGCTGAGGTCGGTGGCCTGCTCGGCTTCATGTCCTCGAAGATCCTCGGCCAGTTCGACCCGTTCTCCGACCCGTCGGGCCGGCTGCTGCTGGTCGCCCCCAACGCCGTCCACGTCGAGCGTGAGCTCGGCCTCGACCCGACCGACTTCCGGCTGTGGGTCTGCCTCCACGAGGAGACCCACCGGGTGCAGTTCACCGCGAGCCCGTGGATGCGCGACCATCTCTTCACCCAGATCGAGGGCCTCTCCGACGCGATGGACCCGGCCTCGCTCTTCGACGGCGGGCTGCAGCGGGTCACCGAGGCGCTCAAGGGCAACGGCAGCATCGTCGACGCGTTCGCCAAGCCCGAGCAGAAGGAGATCATCGACCGGGTGACCGGGATGATGTCGCTGCTCGAGGGCCACGCCGACGTGGTCATGGACGACGTCGGCCCCGGCGTGATCCCGAGCGTCACCTCGATCCGCAAGGCCTTCAACAAGCGCCGCCAGGGCATCGGCGTGCTCGACCGTCTGCTGCGCAGGCTCCTTGGTCTCGAGGCCAAGATGGCGCAGTACCGCGACGGCGCGAAGTTCGTACGCCACGTCGTCGACCGGGTCGGCATGGAGGAGTTCAACGCCGTCTTCGCCGGCCCCGAGAACCTCCCGTCGAAGGCCGAGATCGTCGACCCGGACGCCTGGGTCGCTCGCGTCCTCTAGCCGGCGATGAGCCTCCACCCCTCCGTCGCCGCCGTACGCCGCCCCGTCCGAGCCACGCTCGAGCAGCTCGAGCCGGGCGAGACGGTGATCGTGGCCTGCTCCGGGGGCGCCGACTCGCTGGCGCTGGCCTCCGCGGCGGTCTTCGAGGGCCACAAGCTCGGCCTGCAGATCATCGGCGTGACCGTCGACCACGGGATGCAGGCCGGCAGCGCCGACCAGGCCGCGAAGGTCGTCGAGCAGCTGGCAGAGATCGGCGTCGACGAGACCGTGACCGCGACCGTCGAGGTCAGGGCCGACGGTGACGGCCCCGAGGCGGCGGCGCGACAGGCCCGCTATGCGGTCCTCGACCAGCTCGCCGAGCGTCTCGGGGCGAGCACGATCCTGCTCGGCCACACCCGTGACGACCAGGCCGAGACCGTGCTGCTGGGGCTGACCAGGGGGTCGGGCGCCCGCAGCCTCTCCGGGATGAGGTCGGCCTTCGACCGCTACCGTCGCCCGCTCCTGGCCACCACCAGGACCGACACCGAGACCGCCTGCCAGGTCCAGGGGCTCGAGGTGTGGCACGACCCGCACAACCGCGACTTCGCCTACACCCGCGCGCGCATCCGCCACCGTGTGCTCCCCACGCTCGAGGACCATCTCGGCCCCGGGGTGACCGACGCCCTGGCACGCACCGCCGAGCAGCTCCGCGACGACGCCGACTTCATCGACGACATCGCCGAGGCCGCCCACCGCGACCTCGGCGAGACCCTCGCCGTCGCGACCCTCGCGCGCTATCCGGCCGCTGTCCGCACCCGGGTGCTCCGCATCGCCGCGCTCGAAGCGGGCAGTCCTCCTGCCGAGCTGACCCGCGAGCACGTGAAGGCCGTCGACACGCTGGTCACCGGCTGGCGCGGCCAGCGCTGGATCGACCTGCCGGGTCACCTGCTGGCGCGGCGTACGGATGGCGTGATCGTCTTCGAGCGCAAACAGAGCGGAGAATCGGGACCGTTCACGGGAAACCTTTAGCATGGCGCTCATGGACACCGAGTACGTCGGCGACGACCTCGTGAAGACCCTTTTCACCCACGACGAGATCCAGGCGAAGGTCGAGGAGATGGCCCGCCGGATCGAGAAGGACTACGAGGGTGAGGACCTGCTCATCGTCGGCGTCCTACGAGGCGCGGTGATGATCATGGCCGACCTCGCCCGGGCCCTGAACCGCCACGTCGAGATGGACTGGATGGCCGTCTCCTCCTACGGCTCCGGCACCAAGTCGAGCGGCGTCGTGCGCATCCTGAAGGACCTCGACACCGACGTCACCGGCAAGCACGTGCTCGTCGTCGACGAGATCATCGACTCGGGCCTCACCCTGACCTGGCTGACCTCCAACCTCACCAGCCGCGGCCCGGCGAGCATCGAGATCGCCACCCTGCTCCGCAAGCCCGAAGCGGTCAGCATGCCCGTCGAGGTGAAGTACGTCGGCTGGGACATCCCCGACGAGTTCGTGGTCGGCTACGGCCTCGACTTCAACGAGAAGTACCGCAACCTGCGCGACATCTCGGCCCTCGCCCCGCACATCTACAGCTGAGCCTCACTTCACCTCAGCCGGCTGGGCGTACGCTCGCGATCACCTTCTCGAGCGCTGCGTCCGGGTTCGACCCCTCGGCGCCCCGGTCGGCGACGACCACGAAGAGCGCGTAACCGGAGTCCTTGGGCACGGCCACGACGGTCACCTCGATGGCGGGCACCGGACATGTCTGGGTGGCCGGCGTCGTCGTGGCGGTCACCGCGGTCGCCTCGGTGCGGCCTCCGTTCACCGTGACCGACCGCGGCTCGCCCAGCGACCCGGTGGGGCTGCTGCCGCCGTCGTCCTGAGCGGCTGCCTTGGCCCAGTGGGTCGCGGTCGCCTCGATGGTGCCCTTGTCGGAGATGGAGCCGGGCGTCACGAAGCCGACCAGGGTGTGCCAGTTGTCGTCGCACCAGTCGTCGCCGTAGGAGGCGATGCCGTGCATGAGCGCCGTGATCTCGCCGGCGGGCGACTCGAACCCGGCGAGCCCGCCGGGGGTCGGCTCCCAGTCGGGAGGCACGTCGTAGGCCATCTTGTCCTTGGGCGACGTCACCTTCTTCCAGGCACCGGCCGGGACCGGCGCCGGCGCGACCGACTTCGGAGGCGCCGCCGCCTGGGTGCTCTCGGACGTACCGCCCGCCGGCGGAGCCGGATCGCCGCTCGCGTCCTGGGCCAGGAGGCGCCAGGCGAGCACGCCGGCGGTGGCGACGACGGCGATCAGCGCGAGCGCCAGCACCGCGATGATCACGGCGGCCGTACGGCTGTTGGTGCTGTTCCCGGCAGAAGGCGTCCCGAGCCCGTTCTGGGTCATGGCCACACTTTAGGTCAGCGCAGGTCCAGGGCAGTGGCAGCGCAGCGCCGGGGCCGCGCTTTCGCTGAGGGCGCAACGCTCGGATGGGATCGGGCACGATTTGCCGTGTACCGTCGTTCTAAATGGCAAGCACGCTCCCCTGCGCGCCCTGTCTGACCCCGTAACGGTTGAAAGAAGCCTGTGAAGCGCATATTCAAAGGTCCCTGGCTGTGGATCATCCTGGCAGTGCTCGGTGTGATCCTTGCTCTGCAGTACCTGGCCCCTCGCAATGGCGGCGACGAGATCACCACGAGTGAGCTCACGTCCTACATTCAGAAGGACGAGGTCAAGGAGATCACGTTCGTCGACGGCGACCAGGAGATCAAGGCCACCTTGGTCAAGGGTGCTCGCGACGGTGGGGCCAAGGTCACGACCTCGTGGGTCGACGGTGACCAGGAGCAGCTCATCGAGATGGTGCGCAAGACCGAGGCCGAGGGTGACAACCTCAAGGAGTTCAACTCCGAGGTCGCCAAGCCTTCCGTGCTCGGCTCGATCCTGAGCTTCGCGCTGCCGTTCGTCCTGATCATCATCCTGTTCCTGTTCCTGATGAACTCGGTCCAGGGTGGCGGCGGCCGTGGGGTCATGCAGTTCGCCAAGTCCAAGGCGAAGCTGATCACCAAGGACATGCCGAAGACGACCTTCTCCGACGTCGCAGGTGCTGACGAGGCCGTCGAGGAGCTCCAGGAGATCAAGGAGTTCCTCCAGGAGCCGGCGAAGTTCCAGGCCGTCGGCGCCAAGATCCCCAAGGGTGTGCTGCTCTATGGCCAGCCGGGCACCGGTAAGACCCTGCTCGCGCGTGCCGTTGCGGGCGAGGCCGGCGTGCCGTTCTACTCCATCTCCGGTTCCGACTTCGTCGAGATGTTCGTCGGCGTCGGTGCTAGCCGTGTCCGCGACCTGTTCGAGCAGGCCAAGGAGAACGCCCCGGCGATCGTCTTCATCGACGAGATCGACGCCGTCGGCCGCCACCGTGGCGCCGGCATGGGCGGCGGCCACGACGAGCGCGAGCAGACGCTCAACCAGCTCCTCGTGGAGATGGACGGCTTCGACGTACGCGGCGGGGTCATCCTGATCGCGGCCACCAACCGTCCCGACGTGCTCGACCCGGCGCTGCTGCGCCCGGGCCGCTTCGACCGCCAGATCCAGGTCGACGCCCCCGACCTCGCCGGGCGCGAGAAGATCCTGCAGGTCCATGCCCGCGGCAAGCCGCTCGCCGGTGACATCGACCTCGACTCGGTGGCCCGTCGCACCCCTGGTTTCTCCGGTGCCGACCTGGCCAACGTGCTCAACGAGGCCGCGCTGCTGACCGCACGCAGCGACCAGAAGCTGATCACCAACAAGGCTCTCGACGAGGCCATCGACCGGGTCATCGCGGGTCCGCAGAAGCGCACGCGCCTGATGAGCGAGCAGGAGAAGCTCATCACCGCCTACCACGAGGGTGGCCACGCGCTGGTCGCCGCGGCGCTGCCCGGCCCCGACGTGGTCCAGAAGATCACGATCCTGCCGCGCGGCAAGGCGCTGGGCTACAACCTGGTCATGCCCGACGACGACCAATACAGCCAGACGCGCTCGTCGATGCTCAACAAGCTCTCCTACATGCTCGGCGGCCGTGCCGCGGAGGAGCTCATCTTCCACGACCCGAC
The sequence above is drawn from the Nocardioides albertanoniae genome and encodes:
- the dacB gene encoding D-alanyl-D-alanine carboxypeptidase/D-alanyl-D-alanine endopeptidase; this encodes MEPHSQPKWPSEEPEEARGKLVIVLPLVLALLVGAAAGAYALGWVRYARGNVAPTPPPAALHIRAVSPAAVTGEETHAPGKPDQAALEQVMRGMVRDKRLGRHLKATISSLDGPPLVAHGTGASTPASVTKLLTSAAVLEAYGSERRFETTTTLQGSTLTLVGGGDASLTTADLDTLAAETADALGTKTVKLAYDDSLFAGPSVSPAWRPGYMGSVVGEITALLVDHGRSPEGAHSRDTSQAAADQFKRALAKHGIKVVGKPTRGTKAGTQLASHRGDTLREIVEYTLVHSDNQLAEVLARHVGVAAGEATFDGSTKAIRATLADLGIDTDGLVLRDGSGLSRQNRIPPSLLASTIQTAADPDRPELAPVLTGLPVAGWVGSLSLRFNFDAEPGRGLVRAKTGTLTGVSSLAGITVDARGTPFVVVLMADRFKKDKTLDVRDALDDAMTAVATCRCSG
- a CDS encoding zinc-dependent metalloprotease; the protein is MTHRAEDTSPSGASMVDWDLAVRLGAKVAGEGPIVSRTEAQHAVEELRADAAKATEFVRDFTGLDAPRDTAPVLVVDRKGWIQANADTFANVITPVVDRMTEKRAPGAFTQAVGSKISAAEVGGLLGFMSSKILGQFDPFSDPSGRLLLVAPNAVHVERELGLDPTDFRLWVCLHEETHRVQFTASPWMRDHLFTQIEGLSDAMDPASLFDGGLQRVTEALKGNGSIVDAFAKPEQKEIIDRVTGMMSLLEGHADVVMDDVGPGVIPSVTSIRKAFNKRRQGIGVLDRLLRRLLGLEAKMAQYRDGAKFVRHVVDRVGMEEFNAVFAGPENLPSKAEIVDPDAWVARVL
- the tilS gene encoding tRNA lysidine(34) synthetase TilS — encoded protein: MSLHPSVAAVRRPVRATLEQLEPGETVIVACSGGADSLALASAAVFEGHKLGLQIIGVTVDHGMQAGSADQAAKVVEQLAEIGVDETVTATVEVRADGDGPEAAARQARYAVLDQLAERLGASTILLGHTRDDQAETVLLGLTRGSGARSLSGMRSAFDRYRRPLLATTRTDTETACQVQGLEVWHDPHNRDFAYTRARIRHRVLPTLEDHLGPGVTDALARTAEQLRDDADFIDDIAEAAHRDLGETLAVATLARYPAAVRTRVLRIAALEAGSPPAELTREHVKAVDTLVTGWRGQRWIDLPGHLLARRTDGVIVFERKQSGESGPFTGNL
- the hpt gene encoding hypoxanthine phosphoribosyltransferase; the protein is MDTEYVGDDLVKTLFTHDEIQAKVEEMARRIEKDYEGEDLLIVGVLRGAVMIMADLARALNRHVEMDWMAVSSYGSGTKSSGVVRILKDLDTDVTGKHVLVVDEIIDSGLTLTWLTSNLTSRGPASIEIATLLRKPEAVSMPVEVKYVGWDIPDEFVVGYGLDFNEKYRNLRDISALAPHIYS
- the ftsH gene encoding ATP-dependent zinc metalloprotease FtsH, coding for MKRIFKGPWLWIILAVLGVILALQYLAPRNGGDEITTSELTSYIQKDEVKEITFVDGDQEIKATLVKGARDGGAKVTTSWVDGDQEQLIEMVRKTEAEGDNLKEFNSEVAKPSVLGSILSFALPFVLIIILFLFLMNSVQGGGGRGVMQFAKSKAKLITKDMPKTTFSDVAGADEAVEELQEIKEFLQEPAKFQAVGAKIPKGVLLYGQPGTGKTLLARAVAGEAGVPFYSISGSDFVEMFVGVGASRVRDLFEQAKENAPAIVFIDEIDAVGRHRGAGMGGGHDEREQTLNQLLVEMDGFDVRGGVILIAATNRPDVLDPALLRPGRFDRQIQVDAPDLAGREKILQVHARGKPLAGDIDLDSVARRTPGFSGADLANVLNEAALLTARSDQKLITNKALDEAIDRVIAGPQKRTRLMSEQEKLITAYHEGGHALVAAALPGPDVVQKITILPRGKALGYNLVMPDDDQYSQTRSSMLNKLSYMLGGRAAEELIFHDPTTGAGNDIEKATGLARAMVTQFGMTERLGAIKLGESNGEPFLGRDIGHQRNYSEEVAAVVDDETKKLLATAHQEAFDILEENRDVLDGLVLQLLEKETLSRQEVAEIFEPLRRRDPRPAWTGSDTRRPSDRPAVEVPQWIIERDKENLAKAISAAGRSVNGVEPAKPSEPSGQAGPEATPPA